In one Acidimicrobiales bacterium genomic region, the following are encoded:
- a CDS encoding VOC family protein, whose product MKIGITIDCPDPDHLAGFWELILGYVRRPGGAGGPYVTIDRPEGTDGPPHLTFQRVPEPKATKIRTHLDLFVEHAAPIVAEMVVAGATSLSVTEAGDWTTRVMQDPAGNEFCVIGPD is encoded by the coding sequence ATGAAGATCGGAATCACCATCGACTGCCCCGACCCCGATCACCTGGCCGGGTTCTGGGAGCTGATCCTCGGTTACGTCCGACGTCCGGGAGGTGCAGGCGGCCCGTACGTCACGATCGACCGGCCCGAGGGCACCGATGGGCCGCCACACCTCACTTTTCAAAGGGTCCCCGAGCCAAAGGCGACCAAGATCCGCACCCATCTCGACCTGTTCGTCGAACACGCGGCACCGATCGTCGCCGAGATGGTTGTTGCCGGCGCGACTTCCCTCTCGGTCACGGAAGCCGGCGACTGGACGACACGAGTCATGCAAGACCCCGCGGGCAACGAGTTCTGCGTGATCGGCCCGGACTGA
- a CDS encoding cytochrome P450, with protein sequence MADHLTRDDIDLVSGEFWGRNPHAELAWMRAHTPVYWDGGVWGVTRYADVKQVSGDPATFSNAGGIRPESGPIAMMIDMDDPEHARRRKLVNRGYLPRRVRAREDEVRGACDVIIDRLADRDTCDLVWDIAAPLPLAVIANDLGFAEADRPQLLEWSDAMLRALTGDPDVAAAAGEAFGGYMAYATDVIAQRRADPTDDLMSVLCHAEVDGEQLTDDEIIHESLLILIGGDETTRHVISGGAYQLLVERDRWDHLRADESLLSTAVEEMLRWVSPIKNMARTATRDVELGGQLIREGDTLLLLYPSANRDDAVFADPNTFDIGRTPNEHVAFGFGTHFCLGSSLARLELRVMFEQLPARLPELSLVTDDEPAYRPANFISGYETLPVRLR encoded by the coding sequence GTGGCCGACCACCTGACCCGCGACGACATCGACCTCGTCAGCGGCGAGTTCTGGGGCCGCAACCCGCACGCCGAGCTGGCGTGGATGCGCGCCCACACCCCCGTGTACTGGGACGGCGGGGTGTGGGGTGTCACGCGGTATGCCGACGTGAAGCAGGTCTCGGGCGACCCGGCGACGTTCTCCAACGCCGGCGGCATCCGTCCGGAATCCGGACCCATCGCCATGATGATCGACATGGACGACCCGGAGCACGCGCGGCGGCGCAAGCTCGTCAACCGCGGCTACCTGCCGCGACGGGTGCGAGCGCGGGAGGACGAAGTGCGCGGCGCCTGCGACGTCATCATCGATCGCCTCGCCGATCGCGACACGTGCGACCTCGTGTGGGACATCGCCGCGCCGCTCCCCCTGGCCGTCATCGCCAACGACCTCGGCTTCGCCGAGGCCGACCGGCCGCAACTGCTCGAGTGGAGCGACGCCATGCTGCGCGCCCTCACCGGTGATCCCGACGTCGCCGCCGCCGCCGGCGAGGCCTTCGGCGGGTACATGGCCTACGCCACCGACGTCATCGCGCAGCGGCGAGCCGACCCCACCGACGACTTGATGAGCGTGCTGTGTCACGCCGAGGTCGACGGCGAGCAGCTCACCGACGACGAGATCATCCACGAGTCGCTCCTCATCCTCATCGGCGGCGACGAGACGACGCGCCACGTCATCTCCGGCGGCGCCTACCAACTGCTGGTGGAGCGTGACCGGTGGGATCACCTGCGGGCCGACGAGTCGCTGCTGTCGACCGCCGTCGAAGAGATGCTGCGCTGGGTGTCGCCGATCAAGAACATGGCGCGCACCGCGACGCGCGACGTCGAACTCGGCGGTCAGTTGATCCGCGAGGGCGACACGCTGCTGTTGCTGTATCCGTCGGCCAACCGCGACGACGCGGTGTTCGCCGACCCGAACACGTTCGACATCGGCCGCACGCCCAACGAGCACGTCGCCTTCGGCTTCGGCACGCACTTCTGCCTCGGCAGCAGCCTCGCCCGCCTCGAGTTGCGGGTGATGTTCGAGCAACTGCCGGCGCGGTTGCCCGAGTTGTCTCTGGTGACTGACGACGAACCGGCCTACCGCCCCGCCAACTTCATCTCGGGATACGAGACCCTGCCCGTCCGCCTGAGGTAG
- a CDS encoding steroid 3-ketoacyl-CoA thiolase — MANPVIVDAVRTPIGKRNGVLAGMHAAEILAVAQIELVKRNGLDPADVDQLVGGCVTQAGEQASNVTRNAWLSLGVSYEPAATTIDCQCGSSQQANNFVMGLIATGGAEVGIACGVEAMSRVGLGMNVMNGPGSSKPDNFPWDSPNQFEAAERIAQNRGITRQEVDELGLRSQQNAARAVAEGRFDREIAPIEVDGAVVSKDQGPRETTMEGLAKLKPVIEGGIHTAGNSSQISDGAAAVLWMDEERARAEGRKPRGRIVAHTLVGSDPYYLLDGPPAATEKVLRRAGMTMNDIDIFEVNEAFAAVVLSWGRIHNPDWDKVNVNGGAIALGHPVGATGSRLICTALHELERSDKEFALISMCCGGALATGTILQRL, encoded by the coding sequence ATGGCTAATCCCGTCATCGTCGACGCCGTCCGCACTCCGATCGGGAAGCGCAACGGCGTGCTCGCCGGCATGCACGCGGCGGAGATCCTCGCCGTCGCCCAGATCGAACTGGTCAAGCGCAACGGCCTCGATCCCGCCGACGTCGACCAGCTCGTCGGCGGCTGTGTCACCCAGGCGGGGGAGCAGGCGTCGAACGTCACGCGTAATGCGTGGCTGAGCCTCGGCGTGTCCTACGAGCCGGCGGCGACCACGATCGACTGCCAGTGCGGGTCCAGTCAGCAAGCCAACAACTTCGTGATGGGATTGATCGCGACGGGCGGCGCCGAGGTCGGCATCGCGTGCGGCGTCGAGGCGATGTCGCGCGTTGGCCTCGGGATGAACGTGATGAACGGTCCGGGGTCGTCGAAGCCCGACAACTTCCCGTGGGATTCACCCAACCAGTTCGAGGCCGCCGAGCGCATCGCCCAGAACCGCGGCATCACGCGTCAGGAAGTCGACGAGCTCGGCTTGCGTTCGCAGCAGAACGCGGCGCGGGCCGTCGCCGAGGGGCGCTTCGATCGCGAGATCGCGCCGATCGAGGTCGACGGCGCCGTCGTCAGTAAGGACCAGGGCCCGCGCGAGACGACGATGGAGGGCCTCGCCAAGCTCAAGCCCGTCATCGAGGGCGGCATCCACACCGCCGGCAACTCGTCGCAGATCTCCGACGGTGCCGCGGCCGTGCTGTGGATGGACGAGGAGCGCGCTCGCGCCGAGGGGCGCAAGCCGCGGGGCCGCATCGTGGCCCACACGCTCGTCGGCTCCGATCCGTACTACCTGCTCGACGGCCCGCCGGCCGCGACCGAGAAGGTCCTCAGGCGCGCCGGCATGACCATGAACGACATCGACATCTTCGAAGTCAACGAGGCGTTCGCGGCGGTCGTGCTGTCGTGGGGTCGCATCCACAACCCCGACTGGGACAAGGTCAACGTCAACGGCGGCGCCATCGCCCTCGGCCACCCTGTCGGCGCCACCGGCTCCCGTCTCATCTGCACCGCGCTGCACGAACTCGAGCGCTCCGACAAGGAGTTCGCGCTCATCTCCATGTGCTGCGGCGGCGCCCTCGCCACCGGCACCATCCTGCAGCGCCTCTAA
- a CDS encoding SDR family oxidoreductase, protein MTPTRTVAVTGSASGMGAATRAVLEAAGQRVIGVDLHDAEVIADLSTPEERTGAVAAVAAMCNNTLDGLVTWAGIPGLTTAAGSALVSVNYFGTVALLDGLRPALARGDAPAAVAISSNSTTAQKGIPMDVVDLCLAGDETAARAAADAAGALGTYPATKTAIAWWARRQATNEHWAGRGITLNVVAPGAVETPLLQQTRDDPVIGPYIDDFPIPVGRKGTAEELAHLVAFLLGRHGRFFCGSVVFADGGTDALLRPDSQPTPWT, encoded by the coding sequence GTGACGCCGACGCGCACCGTCGCCGTGACCGGCAGCGCGTCGGGTATGGGCGCGGCCACGCGTGCGGTCCTCGAAGCCGCCGGCCAGCGCGTCATCGGCGTCGACCTGCACGACGCCGAGGTGATCGCCGACCTGTCGACGCCCGAGGAGCGGACCGGCGCGGTCGCCGCCGTCGCCGCAATGTGCAACAACACCCTCGACGGCCTCGTCACGTGGGCCGGCATCCCGGGTCTCACGACCGCCGCCGGCAGCGCCCTCGTGTCGGTCAACTACTTCGGGACGGTCGCGCTGCTCGACGGGCTGCGGCCGGCCCTGGCCCGCGGCGACGCGCCGGCGGCCGTCGCCATCTCGTCGAACTCGACGACGGCGCAGAAGGGCATTCCCATGGACGTCGTCGACTTGTGCCTCGCCGGTGACGAGACCGCGGCCCGCGCCGCCGCCGACGCCGCCGGCGCGCTCGGCACCTACCCGGCGACCAAGACGGCGATTGCGTGGTGGGCGCGGCGGCAGGCGACGAACGAGCACTGGGCGGGGCGGGGCATCACGCTCAACGTCGTGGCGCCGGGCGCGGTCGAGACGCCGCTGCTGCAACAGACCCGCGACGACCCCGTCATCGGTCCCTACATCGACGACTTCCCGATCCCCGTGGGCCGCAAGGGCACGGCCGAGGAACTGGCGCACCTCGTCGCCTTCCTGCTCGGCCGCCACGGGCGGTTCTTCTGCGGCTCGGTCGTCTTCGCCGACGGCGGCACCGACGCGTTGCTACGCCCCGACAGCCAGCCCACGCCCTGGACCTGA
- a CDS encoding NADH:flavin oxidoreductase: protein MTSPFAPAQLGPITLRNRVIKAATFEGVMPRGAVTQELIDYHLAVARGGVGLTTLAYCAVSMNGRVSPHTLVFTESLIPDLTRFTAAIHETGAKTSAQLGHAGLVAQANSRRYPTTAPSTRISLPAKGRVRGASLSELDAIVEDFGRAARVAVASGFDAIEVHLGHNYLLSSFMSPNLNRRRDDYGGSIENRARFPRRVVTAVREAVGDAPVAVVAKFNMDDGVAKGLHPDESLQFAQLLEADGHLDALVLTGGSSLLNGMYFFRGDVPMKEFAATQGRLIGFGMKFYGRRIFPKLPFEEAFFLPMARQFRSELKMPLVLLGGINKADTIYSAMDEGFGFVAMARALLREPDLVDRFAAGEATRGVCSHCNKCMPTIYSGTHCVERV, encoded by the coding sequence GTGACTTCACCTTTCGCTCCGGCGCAGCTCGGCCCGATCACGCTGCGCAACCGCGTGATCAAGGCGGCGACGTTCGAAGGTGTGATGCCGCGCGGCGCCGTCACCCAGGAGTTGATCGACTACCACCTGGCGGTGGCCCGCGGCGGTGTCGGCCTCACGACGCTGGCGTACTGCGCGGTGTCGATGAACGGGCGGGTGTCACCCCACACCCTGGTGTTCACCGAGTCGCTCATCCCCGACCTGACGCGGTTCACCGCAGCCATCCACGAGACGGGTGCCAAGACCTCGGCGCAGCTGGGTCACGCCGGGCTCGTGGCGCAGGCGAACTCGCGCCGCTACCCGACCACCGCGCCGTCGACGCGTATCAGCCTGCCGGCGAAGGGTCGGGTGCGCGGCGCGTCGCTGAGCGAACTCGACGCCATCGTGGAGGACTTCGGACGCGCCGCGCGCGTCGCCGTCGCCAGCGGCTTCGACGCCATCGAGGTGCACCTCGGGCACAACTACTTGCTCAGCTCGTTCATGAGCCCGAACCTGAACCGCCGGCGCGACGACTACGGCGGTTCGATCGAGAACCGGGCGCGCTTCCCGCGACGCGTCGTGACCGCGGTTCGGGAGGCGGTCGGCGACGCGCCGGTCGCCGTGGTGGCGAAGTTCAACATGGACGACGGCGTCGCGAAGGGGTTGCATCCTGACGAGAGCCTCCAGTTCGCCCAGCTGCTCGAAGCCGACGGGCACCTCGACGCCCTCGTGCTCACCGGCGGCAGCTCGCTGCTCAACGGCATGTACTTCTTCCGCGGCGACGTGCCGATGAAGGAGTTCGCCGCCACGCAGGGCCGGCTCATCGGCTTCGGCATGAAGTTCTACGGCCGGCGCATCTTCCCCAAGCTGCCGTTCGAAGAGGCGTTCTTCCTCCCGATGGCGCGGCAGTTCCGGTCCGAACTGAAGATGCCGCTCGTCCTCCTCGGCGGCATCAACAAGGCCGACACCATCTACTCGGCGATGGACGAAGGCTTCGGGTTCGTCGCCATGGCGCGGGCACTGCTGCGCGAGCCCGACCTCGTCGACCGCTTCGCCGCCGGTGAGGCGACGCGGGGCGTGTGCTCACACTGCAACAAGTGCATGCCGACGATCTACTCGGGCACGCACTGCGTGGAGCGGGTGTGA
- a CDS encoding nitronate monooxygenase family protein, whose amino-acid sequence MHTDICDLFGIDLPIFAFSHCRDVVAAVSKAGGLGVLGALAFTNEQLEIELNWIDDNIGGKPYGVDVVMPASYAGAGDLDPEHMEEQLEAMIPQKHKDWINKTLDDNHIPPLPADEPVHGLLGWTHEGARPQVDIALAHPIKLLVNALGPPPKDIVDLAHEHGVKVAALVGSVQQAQRQVNQGVDIIVAQGHEAGGHTGEIASMVLLPQVVDAVAPVPVLGAGGIGNGRQIAAAMALGAQGVWTGSVWLTTAESDMQPMVVEKLLAASSRDTVRSRCMTGKPARQLRTGWTDAWEAEDAPGFLPMPLQYLATAEAQRRIGRSNNREFVGIPVGQIVGSMNDVRPVKDVIFQMVEEFIDASERVAKLGRE is encoded by the coding sequence TTGCACACCGACATCTGCGACCTGTTCGGCATCGACCTGCCGATCTTCGCCTTCAGCCACTGCCGCGACGTCGTGGCCGCCGTCTCCAAAGCCGGCGGTCTCGGGGTGCTCGGCGCCCTCGCCTTCACCAACGAGCAGTTGGAGATCGAGCTCAACTGGATCGACGACAACATCGGCGGCAAGCCCTACGGGGTCGACGTGGTGATGCCGGCGTCGTACGCCGGCGCCGGCGACCTCGACCCCGAGCACATGGAAGAACAGCTCGAGGCGATGATCCCGCAAAAGCACAAGGACTGGATCAACAAGACCCTCGACGACAACCACATCCCCCCGCTGCCCGCCGACGAGCCGGTGCACGGACTGCTCGGCTGGACGCATGAGGGGGCGCGCCCGCAGGTCGACATCGCGCTGGCGCACCCGATCAAGCTGCTCGTCAACGCTCTCGGCCCGCCACCCAAGGACATCGTCGACCTGGCGCATGAGCACGGCGTGAAGGTGGCGGCGCTGGTGGGCAGCGTGCAACAGGCGCAGCGCCAGGTGAACCAGGGCGTCGACATCATCGTCGCCCAGGGCCACGAGGCGGGCGGGCACACCGGTGAGATCGCGTCGATGGTGCTGCTGCCCCAGGTGGTCGACGCCGTGGCGCCGGTGCCGGTGCTCGGCGCCGGCGGCATCGGCAACGGTCGCCAGATCGCCGCCGCGATGGCGCTCGGCGCCCAAGGCGTGTGGACCGGCTCGGTGTGGCTCACGACGGCGGAGTCCGACATGCAGCCGATGGTCGTCGAGAAGCTGCTCGCCGCGTCGTCGCGCGACACGGTGCGCTCGCGTTGCATGACGGGCAAGCCGGCGCGTCAGCTGCGTACGGGCTGGACCGACGCCTGGGAGGCCGAGGACGCGCCCGGCTTCCTGCCGATGCCGCTGCAGTACCTGGCGACGGCCGAGGCGCAGCGCCGCATCGGGCGGTCGAACAACCGCGAGTTCGTCGGCATCCCCGTCGGCCAGATCGTCGGGTCGATGAACGACGTGCGCCCGGTGAAGGACGTCATCTTCCAGATGGTCGAGGAGTTCATCGACGCCAGCGAGCGCGTCGCCAAACTCGGCCGGGAGTGA
- a CDS encoding acyl-CoA synthetase, whose amino-acid sequence MEYHLADLFEYAVDHFAEREFLVCDGQRRTYAQMEARANQLAHHLQSIGVRPGDHVGIYAYNSVEWVEIMWAVFKIRAVWININFRYVEDELRYLFTNADLVALIHQPQFADRVAGVLPHLPDLKHVLVIGDDYEAALAAQSPERDFAPRSPDDHYILYTGGTTGMPKGVVWRQEDVFFALGGGLDLPTGERVTSPTGMVERGLRNGPITMLPIAPLMHGATQWGTMQGAFVGNKIVLVPDFDPAEVWRLVGEEQVNVVMITGDAMGRPLVEELDNANYDLSSLIALSSTAAVFSPTVKDAFFERLPNLLISDAVGSSEGGGNGLTYVSKDNTAMSGGGPTINPNADTAVFDESGNRVEPGSGVVGKIARSGSVPIGYYKDPEKTAATFVELEGRRWSIPGDFATVEADGTITLLGRGSVSINSGGEKIYPEEVEAAVKAHPDVWDAVVVGVPDERWGQRVAAVVQPRPNVTPDLESIQEHCRLTLARYKVPRQLNLVDTVVRSPSGKPDYRWALDVATKES is encoded by the coding sequence GTGGAGTACCACCTGGCCGATCTGTTCGAGTACGCGGTCGACCACTTCGCCGAGCGCGAGTTTCTCGTGTGCGACGGGCAGCGCCGCACGTACGCCCAGATGGAAGCCCGCGCCAACCAGCTGGCGCACCACCTCCAGTCGATCGGCGTGCGGCCCGGCGACCACGTGGGGATCTATGCCTACAACTCGGTCGAGTGGGTCGAGATCATGTGGGCGGTGTTCAAGATCCGCGCCGTGTGGATCAACATCAACTTCCGTTACGTCGAAGACGAGTTGCGCTACCTCTTCACCAACGCCGACCTCGTCGCCCTGATCCACCAGCCGCAGTTCGCCGATCGCGTCGCAGGTGTGCTCCCGCACCTCCCCGACCTCAAGCACGTGCTCGTCATCGGCGACGACTACGAGGCGGCGCTGGCGGCGCAAAGCCCCGAGCGCGACTTCGCCCCCCGCTCGCCCGACGACCACTACATCCTCTACACCGGCGGCACCACCGGCATGCCGAAGGGCGTCGTGTGGCGCCAGGAAGACGTGTTCTTCGCCCTCGGCGGCGGGCTCGACCTGCCGACGGGCGAACGCGTCACGTCGCCGACGGGCATGGTCGAGCGAGGCCTGCGCAATGGCCCGATCACGATGCTGCCGATCGCGCCGCTCATGCACGGCGCCACGCAGTGGGGAACGATGCAGGGCGCGTTCGTCGGCAACAAGATCGTGCTCGTCCCCGACTTCGACCCGGCCGAGGTGTGGCGCCTGGTCGGCGAGGAGCAGGTCAACGTCGTGATGATCACCGGCGACGCCATGGGCCGTCCGCTGGTCGAAGAACTCGACAACGCCAACTACGACCTGTCGTCACTGATCGCGCTCTCGTCGACCGCCGCGGTGTTCTCGCCCACGGTCAAGGACGCGTTCTTCGAGCGCCTGCCCAACCTGCTCATCAGCGACGCCGTCGGGTCGTCCGAAGGCGGCGGCAACGGTCTCACCTACGTGTCGAAGGACAACACCGCCATGAGCGGCGGTGGGCCCACGATCAATCCCAACGCGGACACTGCGGTGTTCGACGAGTCGGGCAATCGCGTCGAACCCGGCAGCGGCGTCGTCGGCAAGATCGCCCGCAGCGGTTCGGTACCGATCGGCTACTACAAGGACCCGGAAAAAACTGCCGCCACCTTCGTCGAACTCGAAGGGCGGCGGTGGTCGATCCCGGGCGACTTCGCCACGGTCGAAGCCGACGGCACGATCACGCTGCTCGGCCGCGGGTCGGTGTCGATCAACTCGGGCGGCGAGAAGATCTACCCCGAAGAAGTCGAGGCGGCCGTGAAGGCGCACCCCGACGTGTGGGACGCCGTCGTCGTCGGCGTGCCCGACGAACGGTGGGGCCAGCGCGTCGCCGCAGTCGTGCAACCGCGGCCCAACGTCACCCCCGATCTCGAATCCATCCAGGAGCACTGCCGGCTCACGCTGGCGCGCTACAAGGTGCCGCGCCAGCTCAACCTCGTCGACACCGTCGTCCGATCGCCGAGCGGCAAACCCGACTACCGCTGGGCGCTCGACGTCGCCACCAAGGAGAGTTAG
- a CDS encoding acyl-CoA dehydrogenase family protein, which yields MFRDEVRAWLSEHLVGEFAQLGASGGPGREHEGFEVRRRWEKLLGEAGWTCLGWPKEFGGREATMEEQVIFNEEYVRAGAPVRVGHFGEGLLGPTLIELGTPAQQERFLPPILRGDELWCQGYSEPDAGSDLANVKTRAELDGDEWVITGQKVWTSNAHTSDWCFVVARTDPSSTRHAGLSYFLVPMHQPGIEVRPIVQMTGTSEFNEVFFNGARTDAANVVGEVGDGWRVAMTTLGFERGVATLGQQVGFQRELDAVIALARTSGAAASPAMRQRLAQAFIGLRLLRYNALRTMHSIADGTPGPEASISKLQWATWHRALGELAMDVQGIDATLAEGWPYDLSTLQRLFLFTRADTIYGGSNEIQRNVIGERALGLPREPR from the coding sequence ATGTTCCGTGACGAGGTGCGCGCGTGGCTGTCCGAACACCTCGTCGGTGAGTTCGCGCAACTCGGCGCCAGCGGCGGTCCGGGGCGCGAGCACGAGGGCTTCGAGGTCCGCCGACGCTGGGAGAAGTTGCTGGGCGAGGCGGGCTGGACGTGCCTCGGCTGGCCCAAGGAGTTCGGCGGCCGCGAAGCGACGATGGAGGAGCAGGTCATCTTCAACGAGGAGTACGTGCGCGCCGGCGCGCCGGTCCGCGTCGGCCACTTCGGCGAAGGCCTGCTCGGTCCCACGCTGATCGAACTGGGCACGCCGGCGCAGCAGGAGCGGTTCCTGCCGCCGATCCTGCGGGGCGACGAGCTGTGGTGTCAGGGCTACTCCGAGCCCGACGCCGGATCCGACCTCGCCAACGTGAAGACCCGTGCCGAACTCGACGGCGACGAGTGGGTGATCACCGGCCAGAAGGTGTGGACGTCGAACGCCCACACGTCGGACTGGTGCTTCGTGGTGGCGCGCACCGATCCGTCCTCCACGCGCCACGCCGGGCTGTCGTACTTTCTCGTGCCGATGCACCAGCCGGGCATCGAGGTGCGCCCGATCGTGCAGATGACGGGCACGTCGGAGTTCAACGAGGTCTTCTTCAACGGGGCGCGCACCGACGCGGCGAACGTGGTGGGCGAAGTGGGCGACGGGTGGCGCGTCGCCATGACGACGCTCGGGTTCGAGCGCGGCGTGGCCACGCTCGGCCAGCAGGTGGGCTTCCAGCGCGAACTCGACGCGGTGATCGCGCTGGCGCGCACCAGCGGCGCCGCGGCGTCACCCGCCATGCGCCAGCGACTGGCGCAAGCGTTCATCGGTCTGCGGCTGCTGCGCTACAACGCGCTGCGCACCATGCACTCGATCGCCGACGGCACGCCGGGGCCCGAGGCGTCGATTTCGAAGTTGCAGTGGGCCACGTGGCACCGGGCGTTGGGAGAATTGGCAATGGACGTGCAGGGGATTGATGCGACGCTGGCCGAGGGCTGGCCCTATGACCTGTCGACGCTGCAACGACTGTTCCTGTTCACGCGGGCGGACACCATCTACGGGGGGTCGAATGAGATCCAGCGCAACGTGATCGGCGAGCGGGCGCTCGGTTTGCCGCGGGAGCCGCGATGA